A single genomic interval of Halobacillus halophilus DSM 2266 harbors:
- the dprA gene encoding DNA-processing protein DprA, with amino-acid sequence MQSVKENLIRLHHAPQVTRPLLRKMFQIDPQLQFPFTSTPAQISRLLSIPLPRAISILHHIHDTNIMRKLDNHLQKYECVTLMDDLYPPLLKAIPDSPFVLYMTGNTQLLTNSLALSVVGTRTPSSYSLPAMKSILIPLIHFGFTIVSGMAKGIDQYAHHLACRNNGTTIAVLGSGFDHIYPTNDIALYQYLSEKQLVISEYPPDRKAEKYHFPERNRIISGLTGATFVVEARLRSGSLITVDQALEQGRDVYAMPGLAGKATSEGCHKIINQGAKLVHSYKDILEDWLEKI; translated from the coding sequence ATCCTCAGCTTCAATTCCCTTTTACATCTACACCCGCACAAATTTCCCGACTATTATCAATTCCGCTGCCTAGAGCGATATCTATTCTCCATCATATTCATGACACTAATATAATGAGGAAACTCGACAATCATTTACAAAAATATGAGTGTGTCACGTTAATGGATGACTTGTATCCACCTTTGTTAAAGGCTATTCCAGACTCTCCGTTTGTACTTTATATGACAGGTAATACTCAACTTTTAACGAATTCTTTAGCGTTGAGCGTCGTAGGGACACGTACCCCATCCTCTTACTCTCTACCAGCTATGAAATCGATTCTTATCCCATTGATTCATTTTGGTTTTACAATAGTTAGTGGGATGGCGAAAGGAATTGACCAATATGCTCACCATCTTGCCTGCCGTAATAATGGAACAACGATTGCCGTGCTTGGTTCTGGTTTTGATCATATCTATCCCACCAATGACATAGCTTTGTATCAATACTTATCTGAAAAGCAACTGGTAATTAGTGAATACCCTCCAGATCGAAAGGCTGAAAAATACCATTTTCCAGAACGCAACAGGATTATATCAGGTTTGACAGGGGCAACATTTGTAGTAGAGGCACGCCTAAGAAGTGGTTCCCTTATTACTGTAGATCAGGCTTTGGAGCAAGGAAGAGACGTATACGCTATGCCTGGTCTTGCAGGTAAGGCTACAAGTGAGGGCTGTCATAAAATAATTAATCAAGGGGCTAAACTTGTACACAGTTACAAAGATATTCTTGAAGACTGGCTAGAAAAAATTTGA
- the topA gene encoding type I DNA topoisomerase, translating to MADYLVIVESPAKAKTIERYLGKKYKVKASLGHVRDLPKSQMGVDVDNEFEPKYITIRGKGPVLKDLKTAAKKAKKVYLAADPDREGEAIAWHLAHSLDIDEASECRVVFNEITKEAIKDSFKQPRTIDSHLVDAQQARRILDRLVGYNISPILWKKVKKGLSAGRVQSVALKIIVDRENEIKKFVPEEYWTIEADFLKDKEKFEGSFYGVDGKKQDLKNEEDVKTIQQRMTGKDFSVEKVNKRERKRNPSLPFTTSSLQQEAARKLNFRAKKTMMIAQQLYEGIDLGGKQGTTGLITYMRTDSTRLSNSAKDDAKQYIENNFGSEYLGNSNKTKKQEGAQDAHEAIRPTGADRDPKAMKSILSRDQYRLYKLVWDRFVSSQMAPAVLDTMTVHLYNQGVEFRATGSEVKFKGFMKVYIEGRDDNKKEKDKLLPHLEEGMTVKAEEITPNQHFTQPPPRYTEARLVKTLEELGIGRPSTYAPTLDTIQRRGYVALDNKRFIPTELGEIVLEQLIEYFPEIIDLDFTKEMEDDLDAIEVGKEDWVSIIGDFYKDFQPRLEKAEKEMEEIEIKDEPAGIDCENCGHEMVYKMGRYGKFLACSNFPECRNTKPILKKIGVTCPKCQKGDVVERKSKKNRKFYGCDRYPECEFISWDKPISRPCPKCEALLVEKRAKKGTQITCTNCDYKEEPQS from the coding sequence ATGGCAGATTATCTTGTAATCGTCGAATCACCTGCGAAAGCAAAAACGATCGAACGATACCTAGGAAAGAAATATAAAGTCAAAGCATCCCTCGGGCATGTGCGTGATTTGCCCAAAAGTCAGATGGGTGTAGATGTTGACAATGAGTTTGAACCCAAATATATAACCATACGCGGGAAAGGACCTGTGTTAAAGGATTTAAAAACTGCAGCCAAGAAAGCAAAAAAAGTATATCTCGCTGCCGACCCCGACAGAGAGGGAGAGGCTATTGCCTGGCATTTAGCTCATAGTCTGGATATAGATGAAGCGTCTGAATGCAGAGTGGTTTTTAACGAAATTACGAAGGAAGCTATTAAAGATTCTTTCAAACAGCCTCGTACCATTGATTCTCATCTAGTAGACGCCCAGCAGGCTCGACGGATATTGGATCGTCTTGTGGGGTATAACATCAGTCCTATTCTATGGAAAAAAGTTAAAAAAGGCTTAAGTGCCGGACGTGTTCAATCAGTAGCGCTTAAAATTATCGTTGATCGTGAGAATGAAATCAAAAAATTCGTCCCTGAAGAATATTGGACCATTGAAGCGGATTTCTTAAAAGATAAAGAGAAATTCGAAGGTTCATTTTATGGTGTCGATGGCAAGAAACAGGATTTGAAAAACGAAGAGGACGTTAAAACAATTCAACAGCGCATGACAGGGAAAGATTTCTCTGTTGAAAAGGTAAATAAAAGAGAGAGAAAGCGTAACCCTTCTTTACCATTCACCACTTCATCCCTCCAACAGGAAGCAGCCCGTAAGCTGAATTTTCGGGCGAAAAAGACGATGATGATTGCGCAGCAGTTATACGAGGGAATTGATCTAGGTGGGAAACAAGGTACTACTGGTTTAATCACTTATATGCGTACCGACTCTACACGCTTATCAAATTCTGCAAAAGATGACGCCAAACAATATATTGAAAATAACTTCGGAAGTGAGTACCTGGGTAATAGTAATAAAACCAAGAAACAAGAAGGCGCACAAGATGCCCATGAAGCCATCAGGCCTACAGGAGCTGATCGAGACCCGAAGGCTATGAAGAGTATTCTTTCAAGAGATCAGTACCGCCTGTATAAATTGGTGTGGGACCGGTTTGTTTCCAGTCAAATGGCACCAGCAGTTCTGGATACCATGACCGTTCACCTCTATAACCAAGGAGTCGAATTCCGTGCTACAGGTTCTGAAGTGAAATTCAAAGGGTTTATGAAAGTGTATATTGAAGGCAGAGATGATAATAAAAAAGAAAAAGATAAGCTGCTTCCTCATTTAGAAGAAGGAATGACCGTGAAAGCTGAAGAAATCACGCCCAATCAGCACTTTACTCAACCACCTCCGAGATACACAGAAGCTCGACTGGTTAAAACCCTGGAAGAGCTGGGAATTGGGCGTCCATCAACTTACGCGCCAACACTCGATACCATCCAGCGCCGTGGATATGTAGCATTGGATAACAAACGTTTCATACCTACTGAGCTAGGAGAAATTGTTCTTGAACAACTGATTGAATATTTTCCAGAGATCATTGACCTCGATTTCACCAAAGAAATGGAAGATGACTTAGATGCAATTGAAGTAGGGAAAGAAGACTGGGTCTCCATCATCGGTGATTTTTATAAAGACTTCCAGCCTCGTTTGGAAAAAGCGGAAAAAGAGATGGAAGAGATAGAAATTAAAGATGAACCAGCAGGAATTGACTGCGAGAATTGCGGCCATGAAATGGTTTATAAGATGGGACGGTATGGAAAATTTCTAGCCTGTTCGAACTTCCCTGAATGTCGCAATACGAAACCGATTCTTAAAAAGATCGGAGTCACATGTCCGAAGTGTCAAAAAGGGGACGTTGTCGAAAGGAAGAGCAAGAAAAACCGTAAGTTCTACGGCTGCGACCGTTATCCGGAATGTGAGTTTATCTCATGGGATAAACCAATCAGCCGGCCGTGTCCTAAATGTGAAGCTCTGCTTGTTGAGAAGCGGGCTAAAAAAGGTACTCAAATTACATGTACCAATTGTGACTATAAAGAAGAGCCACAATCATAG